Proteins encoded in a region of the Halostella limicola genome:
- a CDS encoding ABC transporter ATP-binding protein gives MPRAIETRDLVKEYGDLRALDGLDITVEDGEFFGLLGPNGAGKTTFIETLVGLVRKTSGEARVFGHDVVDDYRQARDAIGLAPQEYNVDRFFPIREVLQHKAGYHGIPEEEAERRADEVLKKVGIYDKRDERFDWLSGGMKRRLLLARALVTDPDLLILDEPTAGVDVQLRHDLWEIVQELNEEGTTVLLTTHYIEEAERLCDRVAIINEGRKLEVASPDDLMGRGTDTIYVRLQEMPTAPPALDHVERVESVAFEEGRLAVKAKQGGRAAPQVLNELEARGHEIVDLEITRTSLEEVFVELTNDDGRRDGDAGGAEA, from the coding sequence ATGCCACGCGCGATCGAGACGCGGGACTTAGTGAAGGAGTACGGCGACCTCCGGGCGCTCGACGGCCTCGACATCACGGTCGAGGACGGCGAGTTCTTCGGCCTGCTCGGGCCGAACGGCGCCGGGAAGACGACGTTCATCGAGACGCTGGTCGGTCTGGTCCGCAAGACCTCCGGCGAGGCGCGCGTGTTCGGCCACGACGTGGTCGACGACTACCGGCAGGCGAGAGACGCCATCGGCCTCGCGCCGCAGGAGTACAACGTCGACCGGTTCTTCCCGATCCGGGAAGTGTTGCAACACAAGGCCGGCTACCACGGCATCCCCGAGGAGGAGGCCGAGCGCCGCGCCGACGAGGTGCTGAAGAAGGTCGGTATCTACGACAAGCGCGACGAGCGCTTCGACTGGCTCTCCGGCGGCATGAAGCGCCGCCTCCTGCTGGCCCGGGCGCTTGTCACCGACCCCGACCTGCTCATCCTCGACGAACCGACCGCGGGCGTCGACGTGCAGCTCCGCCACGACCTCTGGGAGATCGTCCAAGAGCTCAACGAGGAGGGTACCACCGTCCTGCTCACGACGCACTACATCGAGGAGGCCGAGCGCCTCTGCGACCGCGTCGCGATCATCAACGAGGGGCGGAAGCTTGAGGTCGCGAGCCCCGACGACCTGATGGGGCGCGGGACCGACACCATCTACGTCCGACTGCAGGAGATGCCGACCGCGCCGCCCGCGTTAGACCACGTGGAGCGCGTCGAGAGCGTCGCGTTCGAGGAGGGCCGCCTCGCCGTGAAGGCGAAGCAGGGCGGTCGCGCCGCCCCGCAGGTGCTGAACGAACTGGAGGCCCGCGGCCACGAGATCGTCGATCTCGAGATCACCCGTACCTCGCTCGAAGAGGTGTTCGTGGAACTGACGAACGACGACGGCCGACGCGACGGCGACGCGGGAGGTGCCGAAGCGTGA
- a CDS encoding AAA family ATPase translates to MADSGSAAAGQTAADHPTLVVVCGPPGVGKTTVSESIVDRLDAVLVRTDVVRRDVAPDPEYTEAERKRVYDELFSRGRAAIRRGDDVVFDGTFQYRQMRERARDLADDLGAEFRSVKVECEESVVRERIEAREGGESDADFEVHRQIREQFDPLAMDHVTVDNSETELRTRRQIDRHF, encoded by the coding sequence ATGGCTGACTCCGGGTCGGCGGCCGCCGGGCAGACGGCGGCCGACCACCCGACGCTGGTCGTCGTCTGCGGCCCGCCGGGCGTCGGGAAGACGACCGTCTCCGAGTCGATCGTCGACCGCCTCGACGCCGTCCTCGTCCGGACCGACGTCGTCCGCCGGGACGTCGCTCCAGATCCCGAGTACACGGAGGCGGAGCGGAAGCGCGTGTACGACGAACTGTTCTCCCGGGGCCGCGCCGCGATCCGCCGCGGCGACGACGTCGTGTTCGACGGCACGTTCCAGTACCGGCAGATGCGCGAGCGCGCACGAGACCTGGCCGACGACCTCGGCGCGGAGTTCCGGTCGGTGAAGGTCGAGTGCGAGGAGTCGGTGGTCCGCGAGCGCATCGAGGCGCGGGAGGGCGGCGAGAGCGACGCCGACTTCGAGGTGCACAGGCAGATCCGCGAACAGTTCGACCCGCTCGCGATGGACCACGTGACCGTCGACAACTCGGAGACGGAACTGCGAACGCGGCGGCAGATCGACCGGCACTTCTGA
- the trmY gene encoding tRNA (pseudouridine(54)-N(1))-methyltransferase TrmY → MRQFVIIGHDAPTTPDFSLDDIAGGAGRLDVLCRCVNSAFFLSHDVREDVRAHLVLADEFTVTFEGSEIRRLNPDERSTAALVRNALDEREEAIGHMPVETSPGVSLTRRGVEPVIKDVASESTVVQLHEDGDPVVDVDPPEDPAFVLSDHHDFADAEADLLAEAADRRVRLGPERLHADHAITVAHNYLDTDGFERY, encoded by the coding sequence ATGCGCCAGTTCGTCATCATCGGCCACGACGCGCCGACGACGCCAGACTTCTCGCTCGACGACATCGCCGGCGGCGCCGGCCGCCTCGACGTGCTCTGTCGCTGCGTCAACTCCGCGTTCTTCCTCTCGCACGACGTCCGCGAGGACGTCCGCGCCCACCTCGTGCTCGCCGACGAGTTCACCGTCACGTTCGAGGGGAGCGAGATCCGACGGCTCAACCCCGACGAGCGCTCCACCGCGGCGCTCGTCCGCAACGCCCTCGACGAGCGCGAGGAGGCCATCGGCCACATGCCCGTCGAGACCAGCCCCGGCGTGTCGCTCACCCGCCGCGGCGTCGAACCCGTCATCAAGGACGTGGCGAGCGAGAGCACCGTCGTGCAGCTCCACGAAGACGGCGACCCCGTCGTGGACGTCGACCCACCCGAGGACCCCGCGTTCGTCCTCTCGGACCACCACGACTTCGCTGACGCGGAGGCCGACCTGCTGGCCGAGGCCGCGGACCGCCGCGTCCGCCTCGGCCCGGAGCGCCTCCACGCCGACCACGCGATCACCGTGGCGCACAACTACCTCGACACGGACGGGTTCGAGCGGTACTGA
- a CDS encoding tRNA pseudouridine(54/55) synthase Pus10: MTVIEDARAVIDAGPVCDSCLGRCFADRSFGLTNAERGKALRVSAALEDDEPYESPSPDECWVCEGRSGEFDEWAEQVAEAVEGVRFGTYQVGTRTPPLIEENEALLREEAGLPEDAGESFKSEFNREVGKRVGRLTDTEVDFDRPDVLALLNLEREGDVEVQVNPAFVYGRYRKLERDIPQTEWPCRECGGSGKQLGDDGEEPCDYCGGSGYLYDESVEELVAPHVREAMEGREAVFHGAGREDVDARMLERGRPFVVEVKAPHFRSPDTDELEARINEAAEGTVEVTDLALATHEMVERVKELDASKTYRMDVAFGEPVAVEDLSAALEELDGTTVEQYTPERVDHRRASMTRTRQVYEIEGTLDDDTHATLELHGEGGLYVKELVSGDGGRTEPSLAGLLGVDAEVTALDVVDVQGEEEPFDAPEYLRE; the protein is encoded by the coding sequence ATGACCGTCATCGAGGACGCCCGCGCCGTCATCGACGCGGGGCCGGTCTGTGACTCCTGTCTCGGCCGCTGCTTCGCCGACCGGAGTTTCGGACTGACGAACGCGGAACGGGGGAAGGCGCTCCGGGTGAGCGCCGCCCTCGAGGACGACGAGCCGTACGAGTCGCCGTCGCCCGACGAGTGCTGGGTCTGCGAGGGCCGCTCCGGCGAGTTCGACGAGTGGGCCGAGCAGGTCGCCGAGGCCGTCGAGGGCGTCCGCTTCGGGACGTATCAGGTCGGCACGCGCACGCCGCCGCTGATCGAGGAGAACGAGGCGCTGCTCCGCGAGGAGGCCGGCCTGCCCGAGGACGCCGGCGAGTCGTTCAAGTCCGAGTTCAACCGCGAGGTCGGCAAGCGCGTCGGCCGGCTCACGGACACCGAGGTCGACTTCGACCGCCCGGACGTGCTCGCGCTGCTCAACCTCGAACGCGAGGGGGACGTGGAGGTGCAGGTGAACCCGGCGTTCGTCTACGGGCGCTATCGGAAGCTGGAGCGGGACATCCCCCAGACCGAGTGGCCCTGCCGGGAGTGCGGCGGCAGCGGCAAGCAGCTCGGCGACGACGGCGAGGAGCCCTGCGACTACTGCGGCGGGAGCGGCTACCTCTACGACGAGAGCGTCGAGGAGCTCGTCGCCCCCCACGTCCGTGAGGCGATGGAGGGCCGCGAGGCGGTGTTCCACGGCGCCGGCCGCGAGGACGTGGACGCGCGGATGCTCGAACGCGGCCGCCCGTTCGTCGTCGAGGTGAAAGCGCCACATTTCCGGTCGCCGGACACCGACGAGCTGGAGGCCCGCATCAACGAGGCCGCGGAAGGGACGGTCGAGGTGACCGACCTCGCGCTGGCGACCCACGAGATGGTCGAGCGCGTGAAGGAACTCGACGCCAGCAAGACCTACCGGATGGACGTCGCGTTCGGCGAGCCCGTCGCAGTCGAGGACCTCTCGGCCGCGCTGGAGGAACTGGACGGGACGACCGTCGAGCAGTACACGCCCGAGCGCGTCGACCACCGGCGAGCGAGCATGACCCGCACCCGGCAGGTGTACGAGATCGAGGGGACGCTGGACGACGACACGCACGCGACGCTCGAACTCCACGGCGAGGGCGGCCTCTACGTCAAGGAACTCGTCAGCGGCGACGGCGGGCGGACGGAGCCCAGCCTCGCCGGTCTGCTCGGCGTCGACGCCGAGGTGACGGCGCTCGACGTCGTCGACGTGCAGGGCGAGGAGGAGCCGTTCGACGCGCCCGAGTACCTGCGGGAGTAG
- the rnhB gene encoding ribonuclease HII — protein sequence MSDAFGADEAGKGPVFGSMFAAAVAVEDPAALPEDVDDSKRLSPERRETLAERLREDDRVAVGVAEIPPERIDAPETDMNALTVAAQAEALSAVVADGMRGVVDAGDTSEARFARRVADRVDADVDLRAEHGADETHAIVGAASVVAKVERDAQMARYAEEFGAVGSGYPSDPTTRTFLKEWVDERGEVPPFARETWATCEDVLAAAEQSGLGDF from the coding sequence ATGAGCGACGCGTTCGGCGCCGACGAGGCGGGGAAGGGACCGGTGTTCGGGTCGATGTTCGCGGCGGCGGTAGCGGTGGAGGACCCGGCCGCGCTCCCCGAGGACGTCGACGACTCGAAGCGGCTCTCCCCCGAACGCCGCGAAACGCTGGCCGAGCGGCTCCGCGAGGACGACCGCGTCGCCGTCGGCGTCGCCGAGATCCCGCCCGAGCGCATCGACGCGCCCGAGACGGACATGAACGCGCTCACCGTCGCCGCGCAGGCGGAGGCGCTCTCGGCCGTCGTCGCCGACGGCATGCGCGGCGTGGTCGACGCCGGCGACACGAGCGAGGCGCGGTTCGCCCGCCGGGTCGCCGACCGGGTCGACGCGGACGTCGACCTCCGCGCCGAGCACGGGGCGGACGAGACCCACGCTATCGTCGGCGCGGCGAGCGTCGTCGCGAAGGTGGAGCGCGACGCCCAGATGGCCCGCTACGCCGAGGAGTTCGGCGCGGTCGGCAGCGGCTATCCGAGCGATCCGACGACGCGGACGTTTCTGAAAGAGTGGGTCGACGAGCGCGGGGAGGTACCGCCGTTCGCAAGGGAGACGTGGGCGACCTGCGAGGACGTCCTCGCGGCCGCCGAGCAGTCCGGGCTGGGCGACTTCTAG
- a CDS encoding preprotein translocase subunit SecD — translation MSALGAIRENWRVSILVVLLTLSAVALFVPGAVVGQDDGNRSVDNEGPTNLQYGIDLAGGARIRAPVVGMTAEEAQFDDGNRVERQVANELGLDLIDVRASRQSGTVEVFNRSVSESEFESALAAANVSHGEIRDGVTDQTRRDIVETLDRKIGESGLAGGTVTQSTTASGERYIVVTAPNRDREELRTLIQDRGDVRIDATYPSSNGSQGYAQETVLRGEDIDVGSTVQQDQRTGEYYVSVTVENRQAAEEFSSNLTAAGFAENPSSCAYDLDSENNTDPGYCLLTIVDDDIVYAAGVRNNLAQSFQNGDFNEDPSFRMTARSEEEASNLRLNLQAGRLAAPLNYTAAQTSYIEPAFAEQFKINSMITGIIAVIAVSLTVYFRYGNARIAAPMVVTALSEVVILLGFAAAIQYPLDLSVIAGFIAVIGTGVDDLIIIADGVMAEGDVESGRIFQNRFRKAFWVIGAAAATTIVAMSPLAVLSLGDLQGFAIVTILGVLVGVLVTRPAYGDILRALVTRR, via the coding sequence ATGAGCGCGCTCGGGGCCATCCGGGAGAACTGGCGCGTATCGATCCTCGTCGTCCTGCTGACGCTCAGCGCGGTCGCGCTGTTCGTCCCCGGCGCGGTCGTCGGTCAGGACGACGGCAACCGGTCGGTCGACAACGAGGGGCCGACCAACCTCCAGTACGGCATCGACCTCGCCGGCGGCGCGCGGATCCGCGCGCCGGTCGTCGGTATGACGGCCGAGGAGGCGCAGTTCGACGACGGCAACCGGGTCGAGCGGCAGGTGGCCAACGAGCTCGGCCTCGACCTGATCGACGTCCGGGCGAGCCGGCAGTCCGGGACGGTCGAGGTGTTCAACCGCAGCGTCTCCGAGAGCGAGTTCGAGAGCGCCCTCGCCGCGGCGAACGTCTCCCACGGCGAGATCCGCGACGGCGTCACCGACCAGACGCGGCGGGACATCGTCGAGACGCTCGACCGCAAGATCGGCGAGTCCGGCCTCGCCGGTGGGACGGTGACGCAGTCGACGACCGCCTCCGGCGAGCGCTACATCGTCGTCACGGCGCCGAACCGCGACCGCGAGGAGCTGCGGACCCTGATCCAGGACCGCGGTGACGTGCGCATCGACGCTACCTACCCGAGCTCGAACGGCTCGCAGGGGTACGCCCAGGAGACGGTGCTGCGCGGCGAGGACATCGACGTCGGGAGCACCGTCCAGCAGGACCAGCGCACCGGCGAGTACTACGTCTCCGTGACGGTCGAGAACAGGCAGGCCGCGGAGGAGTTCTCCAGTAACCTCACCGCGGCCGGGTTCGCCGAGAACCCGAGCAGTTGCGCCTACGACCTCGACAGCGAGAACAACACCGACCCCGGCTACTGCCTGCTGACGATCGTCGACGACGACATCGTGTACGCCGCCGGCGTCCGAAACAACCTCGCGCAGAGCTTCCAGAACGGCGATTTCAACGAGGACCCGTCGTTCCGGATGACCGCGCGCAGCGAGGAGGAGGCGAGCAACCTGCGGCTGAACCTCCAGGCGGGTCGCCTCGCGGCGCCGCTCAACTACACCGCCGCGCAGACCTCGTACATCGAGCCCGCGTTCGCCGAGCAGTTCAAGATCAACTCGATGATCACCGGCATCATCGCGGTCATCGCCGTCAGCCTCACCGTCTACTTCCGGTACGGCAACGCCCGCATCGCCGCACCGATGGTCGTCACCGCGCTGTCCGAGGTGGTCATCCTCCTCGGGTTCGCGGCGGCGATACAGTACCCGCTCGACCTGTCGGTGATCGCCGGGTTCATCGCCGTCATCGGCACCGGGGTCGACGACCTGATCATCATCGCCGACGGGGTGATGGCCGAGGGTGACGTGGAGTCCGGCCGCATCTTCCAGAACCGCTTCCGCAAGGCGTTCTGGGTCATCGGGGCGGCCGCCGCGACGACCATCGTCGCGATGAGCCCGCTCGCCGTGCTCAGCCTCGGCGACCTCCAGGGCTTCGCCATCGTCACCATCCTCGGCGTGCTGGTCGGGGTGCTCGTCACGCGCCCCGCCTACGGTGACATCCTCCGGGCGCTGGTGACGCGCCGCTAG
- the secF gene encoding protein translocase subunit SecF — MVEFEVPEIDYTQYTNRQLVAVPLAVLAVALAILLGWYLFTGAPVDLGIEFTGGSELTVQTDDSQSEIRTAFDAEPTSVRAIQGEENTYIVEFQSSDIGELETQAEDAGYDVRSSSTTSPSFGDQAQTEALYGVAIAFAGMSVLAFVFFRTFVPSVAIVASAFSDIVIPLALMNVVGIELSLGTVAALLMLIGYSVDSDILLNNHILRRSGEFYESTHRAMRTGVTMTLTSIAAMAVMAITATLFGIDLLRDIGVVLVFGLVADLMNTYMLNLSLLRWYKFEGVAR; from the coding sequence ATGGTAGAGTTCGAAGTACCGGAAATCGACTACACCCAGTACACGAACCGCCAGCTCGTTGCCGTTCCCCTGGCCGTGCTGGCGGTCGCGCTGGCGATTCTTCTCGGGTGGTATCTCTTTACCGGCGCGCCCGTCGACCTCGGCATCGAGTTCACGGGCGGGTCGGAGCTCACGGTCCAGACCGACGACTCGCAGTCGGAGATCCGTACCGCGTTCGACGCGGAGCCGACGTCGGTGCGGGCGATCCAGGGCGAGGAGAACACCTACATCGTCGAGTTCCAGTCGTCCGACATCGGGGAATTGGAGACCCAGGCCGAGGACGCCGGGTACGACGTGCGGTCGAGCTCCACGACGAGTCCGAGCTTCGGCGACCAAGCACAGACCGAGGCGCTGTACGGCGTCGCCATCGCCTTCGCCGGCATGAGCGTCCTCGCGTTCGTCTTCTTCCGGACGTTCGTCCCGAGCGTCGCCATCGTCGCCTCCGCGTTCAGCGACATCGTGATCCCGCTCGCGCTGATGAACGTCGTCGGGATCGAGCTCTCGCTCGGGACCGTCGCCGCCCTCCTGATGCTCATCGGTTACAGCGTCGACTCCGACATCCTGCTGAACAACCACATCCTGCGGCGCTCCGGCGAGTTCTACGAGAGCACGCACCGCGCGATGCGGACCGGCGTGACGATGACGCTCACCTCCATCGCGGCGATGGCGGTGATGGCGATCACCGCGACGCTGTTCGGCATCGACCTGCTCAGGGACATCGGGGTCGTCCTCGTGTTCGGCCTCGTCGCCGACCTGATGAACACGTACATGCTCAATCTCAGCCTGCTTCGCTGGTACAAGTTCGAGGGGGTGGCCCGATGA
- a CDS encoding DUF5812 family protein, whose amino-acid sequence MSEKTGTFLVTHADEESAVMRDVEDSQVHTLSSNPGVEEDDVVTATIAPDPPLEVTWQVIEVEERRAIELVDSDLSPTRQAVEIAEEQEVGDLAREERAGTGEVHVLKVPEGTADEAAQDVLEDEATLARAARLDAVRVEVRSADDVVNVRYLPD is encoded by the coding sequence ATGTCGGAGAAAACGGGAACGTTCCTCGTCACCCACGCGGACGAGGAGTCGGCCGTGATGCGGGACGTCGAGGACAGCCAGGTCCACACGCTGTCGTCGAACCCGGGCGTCGAAGAGGACGACGTGGTCACGGCGACCATCGCGCCGGACCCGCCACTCGAGGTGACGTGGCAGGTGATCGAAGTAGAGGAGCGCCGCGCGATCGAACTCGTCGACAGCGACCTCTCGCCGACCCGGCAGGCCGTCGAGATCGCCGAGGAACAGGAGGTCGGCGACCTCGCGCGCGAGGAGCGCGCCGGTACCGGGGAGGTCCACGTGCTCAAGGTGCCCGAAGGGACCGCCGACGAGGCGGCACAGGACGTGCTGGAGGACGAGGCGACGCTCGCCCGCGCCGCGCGGCTGGACGCCGTCCGCGTCGAGGTCCGCAGCGCCGACGACGTGGTGAACGTCCGTTACCTGCCGGATTAG